Proteins encoded together in one Acidimicrobiales bacterium window:
- a CDS encoding HAD family hydrolase — MLRPGVFLDRDGVVNRAMVHAGLPFPPSAVADLEMLPGVETACAAFRRADIAVVVVTNQPDVVRGTTTRQAVDEINSALRSMLPIDDLMVCFHDDDDGCECRKPAPGLLLQAAERLSIDLARSVMVGDRWGDIEAGRRAGCSTVWIEQGYSERRPDHQDVTMQSLYDAVPWILARCLGGV, encoded by the coding sequence GTGCTCCGGCCGGGGGTGTTCCTCGACCGGGACGGCGTCGTGAACCGGGCCATGGTGCACGCCGGCCTGCCGTTCCCGCCGTCGGCGGTGGCCGATCTCGAGATGCTTCCCGGCGTCGAGACGGCGTGCGCCGCCTTCCGGCGAGCCGACATCGCCGTCGTGGTGGTCACCAACCAACCCGACGTCGTCCGCGGCACCACCACGCGCCAGGCGGTCGACGAGATCAACTCGGCCCTTCGCTCGATGCTGCCCATCGACGACCTGATGGTGTGCTTCCACGACGACGACGACGGCTGCGAGTGCCGCAAGCCCGCTCCTGGTCTGCTCCTCCAGGCGGCCGAGCGGCTCTCCATCGACCTCGCCCGCAGCGTCATGGTCGGAGACCGCTGGGGCGACATCGAGGCGGGCCGCCGGGCGGGCTGCAGTACGGTGTGGATCGAGCAGGGGTACTCGGAGCGCCGTCCGGACCACCAGGACGTCACGATGCAGAGCCTGTACGACGCAGTGCCCTGGATACTCGCACGCTGCCTAGGAGGCGTATGA
- a CDS encoding transaldolase gives MTRMSDLRVKIFADGADRAGIVSLAADPLIKGFTTNPTLMHAAGLRDYEAFARDVLTCVGDRPISFEVFSDDFDDMERQALKIAAWGDGVYVKIPVTNCSAVSAAPLIRRLAELDVKLNVTALMTLDQVEEVAACLAGGPPSVISVFAGRIADTGRDPVPIMAAALDIVRRYPKIELLWASPREILNVVQADEIGCDIITVTHDLLKKLPMIGYDLARFSLDTVKMFFTDAQAAGFSL, from the coding sequence ATGACACGCATGAGCGACCTTCGGGTGAAGATCTTCGCCGACGGCGCCGATCGAGCCGGCATCGTCTCGCTCGCAGCGGATCCTCTGATCAAGGGTTTCACCACCAACCCGACCCTCATGCACGCGGCGGGCCTCCGGGACTACGAGGCATTCGCGCGCGACGTCCTCACCTGCGTGGGCGACCGTCCCATCTCGTTCGAGGTCTTCTCCGACGACTTCGACGACATGGAGCGCCAGGCCCTGAAGATCGCGGCGTGGGGGGACGGGGTCTACGTGAAGATCCCCGTCACCAACTGCTCGGCCGTCAGCGCGGCGCCGCTGATCCGCCGGCTGGCGGAGCTCGACGTGAAGCTGAACGTCACCGCCCTGATGACGCTCGACCAGGTCGAGGAGGTCGCAGCCTGCCTCGCCGGAGGACCCCCGAGCGTCATCTCGGTGTTCGCCGGCCGCATCGCCGACACCGGCCGCGACCCCGTACCGATCATGGCCGCCGCCCTCGACATCGTCCGCCGGTACCCCAAGATCGAGCTGCTGTGGGCCAGTCCACGCGAGATCCTGAACGTCGTGCAGGCCGACGAGATCGGCTGCGACATCATCACCGTGACCCACGACCTGCTCAAGAAGCTGCCGATGATCGGCTACGACCTCGCCCGCTTCTCCCTCGACACCGTGAAGATGTTCTTCACCGACGCCCAGGCGGCCGGCTTTTCCCTCTAG
- a CDS encoding YfhO family protein produces MIRSRRADIVALLLVCTAVLVGFFEVPFLGRTFSTSYLTANANGVDPPIPPAGRKVDAPPDPVRIDQGASAWQFEPWGEIVAREFRSGHWPLWNPYSATGKPLAANMQSAAFDPLLLPVHLHATPLFWDLCFLLALLLGAVGGYAFLRILGLGPVAGATGTLTFTLSGYFFLYSNNQFFRSYLYLPALLLGVDRVIARRRPLAVLGLASALAGNFLVGMPESTLFVVGATVLYALFRIVGAPERRRSLAGLMAAGALALAFVLPLLLLFVEYVSISHNTHSNAAKVGLQADPTSWLLGWLVPFARGRGSFVGLREWVGASASVAAVAAIASPTWRRRGGLFFAVLGVAVIAKIFGAPVIAEVGRLPLVVRASFPAFAPPVGAFCIAVLAGAGVQAVADGDVDRRVLAAGAVVLVALTAWLTKLARPDLVHGSDRIVPFAGAIVAFTLAVAIVALLKGPRASVLLAGVIVVELLALAPRGMYPERADPYTPPPAVELIRSKGLATWDRTFGLDARLFPDIPGALGISDVRTLDALFPKRFFDYINTFVQPSAYTRYVGGPHGGNPGEEVQLSEVAANPMWDMLGVRYLLSGGTAPERSGLVERIFASRPPDAGLRPTVFDLGGDARPVLFEHSGQQVEFPVESAQATGFTFSYAMQTEAFGDLTDDGVEFVISGRTDDNVVSELFRATMVPRQDPVGPEWRSGQVALRGTHGPVRSLILEVRPRANAHTDWAGWADLHFTGADGPTPAPVPQYELLGSAGNATVYRNTTVAPRALVVHDVVGVRNEEAAINRFKSSGGRFPGGAVRVGTLDPRKTAVVEGRAGGRMDCRGDAATRIRAYEPQEVRIDVDSPCPGLLVLTDTYYPGWKAEVNGAGAAVYPTDVLFRGVDVPAGRSTVVFRYRPTNFRLGLLGPPAGLTVWASWAVVTRRRRSGAVVGTGASAGHAPDPNQT; encoded by the coding sequence TTGATCCGCAGCCGTCGCGCCGACATCGTCGCCCTGCTCCTGGTCTGCACCGCAGTCCTCGTCGGGTTCTTCGAGGTCCCCTTTCTGGGGCGCACGTTCAGCACCTCGTACCTGACGGCCAACGCCAACGGGGTCGACCCGCCGATCCCGCCCGCCGGCAGGAAGGTCGATGCGCCGCCCGATCCGGTGCGCATCGACCAGGGGGCGTCGGCATGGCAGTTCGAGCCCTGGGGCGAGATCGTCGCCCGGGAATTCCGCTCCGGGCACTGGCCGCTCTGGAACCCCTACTCGGCCACGGGAAAGCCCCTGGCCGCCAACATGCAGAGCGCCGCCTTCGATCCGCTGCTCCTGCCTGTCCACCTGCACGCCACACCGTTGTTCTGGGACCTCTGCTTCCTTCTCGCGCTGCTGCTGGGGGCCGTCGGCGGCTATGCGTTCCTGCGCATCCTGGGGCTCGGTCCGGTCGCCGGCGCGACGGGAACGCTCACCTTCACGCTGTCCGGCTACTTCTTCCTCTACTCCAACAACCAGTTCTTCCGGTCCTACCTCTACCTCCCGGCATTGCTGCTCGGCGTCGATCGGGTGATCGCCAGGCGACGCCCGCTGGCCGTGCTGGGTCTCGCCTCCGCCCTCGCCGGGAACTTCCTCGTCGGCATGCCCGAGTCCACGCTGTTCGTCGTCGGGGCGACCGTGCTCTACGCGCTGTTCCGCATCGTCGGGGCACCGGAGCGGAGGAGGTCCCTCGCCGGCCTCATGGCGGCCGGAGCGCTGGCGTTGGCCTTCGTGCTGCCGTTGCTGCTCCTCTTCGTCGAATACGTCTCGATCTCGCACAACACCCACTCCAACGCGGCCAAGGTGGGCCTGCAGGCCGACCCGACCAGCTGGCTGCTCGGCTGGCTGGTCCCGTTCGCACGGGGCCGGGGCTCGTTCGTCGGGCTGCGCGAGTGGGTCGGGGCGTCCGCCTCGGTGGCTGCCGTCGCCGCCATCGCCAGTCCCACGTGGCGGCGTCGAGGGGGGTTGTTCTTCGCCGTGCTCGGGGTGGCCGTCATCGCCAAGATCTTCGGGGCCCCGGTGATCGCCGAGGTCGGCCGCCTGCCTCTCGTCGTGCGAGCCAGCTTTCCTGCGTTCGCCCCTCCGGTCGGCGCCTTCTGCATCGCCGTGCTGGCCGGAGCGGGTGTCCAGGCGGTGGCCGACGGCGACGTCGACCGACGGGTCCTCGCCGCCGGTGCGGTGGTCCTGGTCGCCCTCACCGCCTGGCTCACGAAGCTGGCCCGCCCCGATCTGGTCCACGGGAGCGACCGGATCGTTCCCTTCGCCGGCGCCATCGTGGCCTTCACCCTGGCCGTCGCCATCGTCGCGCTCCTCAAGGGTCCCAGGGCCTCGGTGCTCCTCGCCGGGGTCATCGTCGTCGAGCTGCTGGCCCTGGCGCCCCGTGGGATGTATCCGGAGCGGGCCGATCCCTACACGCCGCCGCCGGCCGTCGAGCTCATCCGGTCCAAGGGGCTGGCCACCTGGGACCGGACCTTCGGTCTCGACGCCCGCCTGTTCCCCGACATTCCCGGGGCGTTGGGCATCTCCGACGTCCGGACGCTCGACGCCCTGTTCCCCAAGCGGTTCTTCGACTACATCAACACGTTCGTCCAGCCGAGCGCCTACACGCGCTACGTCGGCGGGCCCCACGGCGGGAATCCGGGTGAGGAGGTGCAGCTCTCCGAAGTGGCCGCCAATCCCATGTGGGACATGCTCGGCGTCCGCTACCTCCTGAGTGGCGGGACGGCGCCGGAGCGGTCGGGACTGGTCGAGCGGATCTTCGCCAGCCGCCCGCCCGACGCCGGTCTGCGGCCGACCGTGTTCGACCTGGGCGGCGACGCCCGGCCGGTGCTGTTCGAGCACAGCGGGCAGCAGGTCGAGTTCCCGGTCGAGTCCGCGCAGGCCACGGGGTTCACCTTCTCCTACGCCATGCAGACCGAGGCGTTCGGCGACCTTACCGATGACGGCGTCGAGTTCGTGATCTCGGGCCGCACGGACGACAACGTCGTGTCCGAGCTCTTTCGGGCCACCATGGTGCCCCGGCAGGACCCAGTGGGGCCCGAGTGGCGATCGGGCCAGGTCGCGTTGCGCGGGACGCACGGACCGGTCCGAAGCCTCATTCTCGAGGTCCGCCCCAGAGCGAACGCCCACACCGACTGGGCGGGATGGGCCGACCTCCACTTCACCGGTGCCGACGGGCCGACACCGGCTCCCGTGCCGCAGTACGAGCTCCTGGGCTCGGCCGGCAACGCCACCGTCTACCGCAACACGACGGTCGCGCCGCGGGCCCTGGTGGTCCACGACGTGGTGGGCGTGAGGAACGAGGAGGCCGCGATCAACCGTTTCAAGTCCTCCGGCGGTCGTTTCCCGGGCGGCGCGGTCCGGGTCGGCACATTGGACCCGCGTAAGACGGCGGTCGTCGAAGGCCGGGCCGGCGGCCGCATGGACTGCCGGGGTGACGCCGCCACCCGCATCCGCGCCTACGAGCCCCAGGAGGTGCGCATCGACGTCGACTCGCCGTGCCCGGGCCTGCTCGTGCTCACCGACACCTACTACCCGGGGTGGAAGGCGGAGGTCAACGGCGCAGGAGCGGCCGTGTACCCGACCGACGTGCTGTTCCGAGGGGTGGACGTTCCCGCCGGCCGCTCGACCGTCGTGTTCCGGTACCGGCCGACGAACTTCCGCCTCGGCCTCCTCGGCCCGCCCGCCGGCCTCACCGTGTGGGCCTCGTGGGCGGTCGTCACCAGGCGCCGCCGCTCGGGAGCGGTCGTCGGCACCGGTGCGAGCGCGGGCCACGCCCCGGACCCGAACCAGACCTAG
- a CDS encoding NAD-dependent epimerase/dehydratase family protein encodes MKIAVTGAGGFIGSNLTDALLAAGHRVLGLDDFSTGSMRFLEHAVQQPGFELAEIDLYRQADELPVRFAGCDAVVHLAANADVRFGWSAPRRDLEQNTIVTHAVLEGMRRAGVGRIVFSSTGSVYGEAPEIPTPEGCAFPLQTSLYGASKLAAEGLVQAYAEGTDLKATIFRFVSIMGPRYTHGHVVDFLRKLRADPTRLEVLGDGRQRKSYLHVSDCVAALMSVLDADHRCEVFNLGVDDYCSVVESAGWICARAGLEPRIEYTGGDRGWVGDNPFIYLATGKIRTTGWEPRYSIRAAVEDTVDYLLDNPWVLGREEIRT; translated from the coding sequence ATGAAGATCGCGGTCACCGGCGCTGGCGGCTTCATCGGGTCGAACCTCACCGACGCGCTGCTGGCGGCTGGGCACCGGGTGCTGGGTCTCGACGACTTCTCCACCGGATCGATGCGCTTCCTCGAGCACGCCGTCCAGCAGCCGGGCTTCGAGCTGGCCGAGATCGACCTGTACCGCCAGGCCGACGAGCTCCCCGTGCGGTTCGCCGGATGCGACGCCGTCGTGCATCTCGCCGCCAACGCCGACGTCCGCTTCGGCTGGAGCGCACCGCGGCGCGACCTGGAGCAGAACACCATCGTCACGCACGCCGTCCTCGAGGGCATGCGCAGGGCGGGTGTGGGGCGGATCGTCTTCTCGTCGACCGGATCCGTGTACGGGGAGGCCCCCGAGATCCCCACCCCGGAGGGCTGCGCCTTCCCGTTGCAGACGTCGCTGTACGGGGCGTCCAAGCTGGCGGCCGAAGGGCTCGTGCAGGCGTACGCAGAGGGCACGGACCTGAAGGCGACGATCTTCCGCTTCGTGTCGATCATGGGCCCCCGTTACACGCACGGGCACGTCGTCGACTTCCTGCGCAAGCTCCGTGCCGACCCGACCCGCCTGGAGGTGCTCGGGGACGGTCGCCAGCGCAAGAGCTACCTCCACGTCTCGGACTGCGTGGCTGCGCTCATGTCGGTCCTCGACGCCGACCACCGCTGCGAGGTCTTCAACCTCGGCGTCGACGACTACTGCAGCGTGGTCGAGTCGGCCGGCTGGATCTGCGCCCGCGCCGGGCTCGAGCCGAGGATCGAGTACACCGGCGGCGACCGGGGGTGGGTCGGCGACAACCCCTTCATCTACCTGGCCACCGGCAAGATCCGGACGACCGGGTGGGAGCCGAGGTACTCCATCCGGGCCGCCGTGGAGGACACGGTGGACTACCTCCTCGACAACCCGTGGGTGCTCGGGCGCGAGGAGATCCGCACCTGA
- a CDS encoding glycosyltransferase has translation MATSVIVVSHRLHRWLPECLASVADQCDEVVVVDNGSRDAAVAGAAGAAGARVVRLTVNAGFPAGVNAGVAAATGDVIALLNDDAMAEPGWLASARDALVDPSVAVVAPKLVFALPFAEVRFDDEPRRIGTDARPLGRALRTATVGGVDVLERLVGPGVHALENGELDGRAGPWRWTAGRSPIYVPLGPEDDPSTVEIDGRPAPVVGTVRLVNNAGSYLSTEGWGGDHGYLSPDDGRFDDPAERFGACGGAMVTTASTLARVGPFAGSFFAYYEDVDWCWRARLAGFRALYEPSGVVRHVGGVTSGGPLAAQVRGLAARNRLLCLARNAPVTVAAAQLRRALGACSPPGLRRALIPRLPATVATRPLLARRRHRSPAEVWRQWAGRDETW, from the coding sequence GTGGCGACGTCGGTGATCGTGGTGTCCCACCGCCTCCACCGGTGGCTGCCCGAGTGCCTCGCGTCGGTGGCCGACCAGTGCGACGAGGTCGTCGTCGTGGACAACGGGTCGAGGGACGCTGCGGTCGCCGGGGCGGCGGGCGCCGCCGGCGCCCGGGTCGTGCGCCTGACCGTCAACGCCGGCTTCCCTGCCGGCGTCAACGCCGGTGTCGCCGCCGCCACCGGCGACGTCATCGCCCTGCTGAACGACGACGCCATGGCCGAGCCCGGCTGGCTGGCGTCGGCCCGGGACGCCCTCGTGGACCCGAGCGTCGCCGTGGTCGCCCCCAAGCTGGTGTTCGCCCTGCCGTTCGCCGAGGTCCGCTTCGACGACGAGCCGCGGCGCATCGGCACCGACGCCCGCCCACTGGGCCGGGCACTCCGCACGGCCACGGTGGGCGGAGTCGACGTCCTCGAGCGGCTCGTCGGGCCGGGTGTGCACGCCCTCGAGAACGGCGAGCTGGACGGGCGGGCCGGCCCGTGGCGGTGGACGGCGGGACGGTCGCCCATCTACGTGCCCCTCGGCCCCGAGGACGATCCGTCGACCGTCGAGATCGACGGCCGGCCGGCACCCGTGGTGGGAACGGTCCGGCTCGTCAACAACGCCGGGTCGTACCTGAGCACGGAGGGATGGGGTGGAGACCATGGGTACCTCAGCCCCGACGACGGCCGGTTCGACGATCCGGCCGAGCGATTCGGGGCCTGCGGCGGCGCCATGGTCACCACCGCGTCGACGCTGGCTCGGGTCGGGCCGTTCGCCGGTTCGTTCTTCGCGTACTACGAGGACGTCGACTGGTGCTGGCGGGCGCGGCTGGCCGGCTTCCGGGCGCTCTACGAGCCGTCCGGGGTCGTCCGCCACGTCGGCGGCGTCACCAGCGGGGGACCGCTCGCCGCTCAGGTCCGGGGGTTGGCGGCGCGCAACCGGTTGCTGTGCCTCGCCCGCAACGCCCCTGTCACCGTGGCCGCCGCCCAGCTCCGGCGGGCCCTCGGTGCCTGCAGTCCGCCGGGCCTGCGGCGGGCGCTGATCCCCCGGCTGCCGGCGACGGTGGCTACCCGGCCGCTCCTCGCCCGCCGCCGGCACCGGTCGCCGGCCGAGGTGTGGCGACAGTGGGCGGGCAGGGACGAGACCTGGTGA